Genomic DNA from Corylus avellana chromosome ca4, CavTom2PMs-1.0:
GCAGACTGTCATATTAAAGTTCACTTAtccatctctccctctctctctgaaCTGATAAATAAGAAGCTTTGATTTGAGCAAGTGTGATTGTTAATCTGTATGCATTTATCATTTAAGGCAGCCCCATCACACATTTACATAAATTTCTGGATCATGTCCCAAATTTTCACCAAATTAAGCAGTCTCATTGTGAAGAATTTTGGGGCTGAACACGAATATCCAAGTCAAAATTGCTGCCGTACATTGTAACTTCGCTTTTCACGTTGTTAAAGTATCTGATTCCAACTCCGAGCGTTAAAAATCATCATAGCAGTAATTGTGAGATTGTGATTAAAGTTTTTCTTAAGTGACACCCTtgatttgcatgcacttgaagtAGATATCAGTTTAACTAAAGCTGTCTTTGAAGTAAGAATATTATTCATGATTTGATTATTCTGTAAATCTTTTTTCGTTACAGTTTTTCAGCAGCAGTTGCAGAAATGCTTGTCCAGAGCACGGTAAAGGATCTATACCTACTTCCTGCTCTTCCCCGGGATAAATGGGCGAGCGGTTGTGTGAAAGGATTGAAGGCACGCGGTGGGATGACGGTAAACATCTGCTGGAAGGAAGGAGACCTTCATGAAGTCGGCCTTTGGTCCAAGGACCAGAATTCTCTTACAAGATTACATTATCAAGGAACTACGGTTGTGGCAAGTATATCATCCGGCCAGGTTTACACGTTCAATCGGCAGTTAAAATGCGTGAAGACGTTCTCTCTCTGAGAAGCAAGAGAGGCTTTTTCTTGATTGCTAAGATCATATTGATCTTATGAATTCCTTTGTCTGTCTTTCTTAACCAAGTTTTTGGTCTGGATTTAATTTGATTGGTCAAGCAAGAGAATCTTCCATGgtatcatttatttattgttaataACAATTTCATGCAAACATTTTCTATGTTTCATTCTTCAATTATTACTTCTTTCTGAGTGATATTTGCCTTCTTAAGTTTTATTTGCTGATCCAAGTCTTCACAACATTTGTCACGCCCCTGCTCTTAAGGGATAAGAAAAAGATTAGTTAACAAGCATTATACAAAGCTAGAGCTTCTGAAAAATTTAGTACTTTTTTGTCACATTACAACATATATTAGAGCACTAATCTCCAATTTTACGAAATAATATGCACTTTATATTCACAATAAAGTTTAGATTCTTCTCATTGGGCTAATCCAGGATTATAAAAAATGGGCAAAAGAGTAGCCCTATCTAGCTACTCATTttaactaaagaaaaataaatttggataGCTCTTACGGTGCTCAGTGAATTTGCTGAACAATGTAGCTCAGcaatacaggaaaaaaaataaaaaataaataaataaataaatccaatcctctctcctcttttggaatagtgaaagtaaagaaaaagtattttaaataaaatagcaaaATTGGGTAGCTAAAGTAGAGAGCTGAGAAGTAgatgctttaaaaaaatgactcgctaaaatagaaaaacatgATGCTTTAAGCCTTTAACTAAATTTTGCTAACCCAAATTTGAATATCCTCCTAATCTTGTTGATTGACACcaacttattttattattaataattaagGCCTAAAACTTAAAATCTATACTATAAATTTacatttattccaaaagtttaaataaaaaaaatgaaaaattacactttatccctcaaagtttggggcgatattcgacttttaaagttttaattttggcaatccaccctcccaaagtttcaaattttttgcaattcgactaatattattccaaaattctcatgttgcccctaattttatttttataaaaaaattaaaaaaaaaaaaagaacaaatttggAAGGTGCCAAAATCGCCAGATAAACGTAGCCAccccaatttgttttttaatttgttataaaaaattatgggcaatatgaaaagttttgaatacaattggtcaaattgcaaaaatttgaaactttaagggatggattgttaaaattaaaactttggaggtcgaattcCAAATCGCCCAAACTTGGAAATatagttttcccaaaaaaaaaaaaaaaaaaaaaaatttgcaagctAAAAGCTAGACAAAAGTGAAAAGCATACTTTTTTATCCAAAGCAAAAGGATAATCCACGTGGCTTTCTTTACCTTCATCAATCATCATCACTCTGCAAAGCGACTAAGCGAGCCTTCTTGCGTTGTTGTTGCCACCGGAAATTCAGTTAGTTTCAGTTATGGAAGATGGAGGGTGGGTTTACGTGCGACAGCCCACAGAGAAGGACCAGTGGAACCCAAGTTCGATGGAGGCCGAGAGCTCTACTCCTCAGCCTCTGAAGATCACGTTCACTGAGCCCGCCAAGCACTGGACCGATGCGCTCCCCATCGGCAACGGTCGGCTCGGAGCCATGGTCTGGGGCGGCGTCGTATCGGAGACTCTCCAGCTCAACGGTATAACCAAAACCTCTTTTGCTTGGAATTTAAacgaatttaaaaaaaaaaaaaaaaaaaaaaaaaaaaaaaagttgtatggTTTAAGTAAGTAGTCCTGGATTTTGTTGATTAGGCTTAATTAGTTGGTGATTTTATtgtgaatttattattattattattattattattattattattatttttcactgATATTGTGTGTTCTTGAAATGATTACCATATGAATGTGGCCTTTTGGGGctgattttgtttcttatggtGTTTTCCTATTCAATTAGAAAAGTGCTGCGTTATCTTCTACTTCTAGGTTTCtgattagttttatttattgattatgATATCAATTGTTTCAATGGGTGTTAAGAGTATTGTTTAAgtaaaattcatcattttttttttatcaacatAAACTTTAGAGACAATGAGTAATTTATCATGGTATCataatggtaatttaacaatcgACTGCTTAATTTCTGTCAAGTTTGCCATTTTGCAGATTTTGCATTATTAGATAAGTACACAGATTTCATCTTTCAGATAATCTTCTGATTAATAAAATGATCAGTTTTATGCTTCATGTTGTAGAGGCTGAACTGATGTCAAGCGCAGTTGCTTGGAAGTGTTTTCAAGGACTAGATTATTAAAGCTTTGAAGCTCAAaactatttatcttattttcatataatttcaATTAGCAACCAAATGGAGCAAAATGAAATACGTGTAATGTATGAAAAACAAATGAGCAGAGAACTCATAGCATACAGATTCTTGCAGAGGACACACTCTGGACCGGGACGCCTAGTAACTATACTAACACTAGTGCTCCAGAGGTGCTATCAGAGGTCAGAAAACTTGTCGACGATGGTAAATATGCTGAAGCTACTGCAGAGGCGGTCAAGTTGACTGGAAATCCTGCTGAGGTGTTATTCATTTACCTTTAGTGTGGCTGCTCTTCTTCATAGTGTTGGTCTGTACGAGTAATTTACTAGTGATTGTTGGCTAAAAGGAATATACAGagttcttaagttttttttcttttttttttctatactttaggggttctcttgtatacttcatgtgtactagggttgcatcccctacgcttttaatgaatttgaattaattataaaGAAAGTATTATATTGTAGTGATTATTTAGTGATGATTCAGGTTTACCAACTCCTTGGTGACCTAAAGCTGGAATTTGATGCTTCCCATCTTACATTTGCTGAAGAAACTTACCACAGAGAGTTAGACTTGGATACTGCAACAGTAAGAGTAAAGTATTCTGTGGGTGATGTAGAATTTACAAGGGAACACTTTGCTTCCAATCCCAATCAAGTGATTGTGACAAAGATTTCTGGAAGCAAACCAGGATCTCTATCATTCTCAGTGTCTCTAGATAGCAAGTTATACCATCATTCGTACATTAATGGGAAAAGTCAGATTATTATGGAAGGAAGCTGTCCTGGTAAAAGGATTCCCCCAGCGGTGGATGCAAATGACGAGCCAAAGGGAATTCAGTTTTCTGCAGTTCTTGATTTACAGATTAGTGATGACAGAGGTGTGATACATATTTTGGATGACAAGCAGTTGAGGGTCGAGGGTTCAGATTGGGCTGTTTTGCTTCTAGTCGCTTCATCTTCATTCGATGGACCATTCACTAAGCCTTCAGATTCTAAGAGGAATCCTACTTCAGAGTCACTCAGCGCATTGAAGCCAATGAGAGATTTGTCATACTATGATCTTTATGCACATCATTTGGATGACTATCAGAATCTCTTCCATCGTGTCTCACTGCAGCTTATGAAAAACTTGAAGAACAATAAATCCAATGGGTCTCTAGAATTGAAGAAACTTGCGCGCTCTGTAACTGGTTTATATCTTAAGGGAAGTGAAGATAACATGGTTTCAACTGCAGCAAGAGTCAAATCTTTTCAAactgatgaagatccttccttGGTGGAGCTTCTTTTCCAGTATGGTCGATATCTACTTATTTCATGTTCACGGCCTCGAACACAGGTGGCAAACCTGCAGGGATTATGGAATAAGGATATTCAGCCAAAATGGGAGTATGTCACATTCTCTCCATTCCTTTATTTGTTATTCCTCCTCCAACCGAATTTTACTTAGTTTTATTTTGCTTCATATTTTCTgctttgttctctctctcttacccCCTCACAAACACACGCAAGAGGTTAGTTTGTAATTTAGATATAGGAAATTATTTCAGTCGATATTAAATGGGTTTTCTAAGAAGGAAGGACCTTAATTAATGCACCACTTTAAGTTTGTAACCTCCtctctcttttgtttgtttgtttgtttgtttctttttttttttttttNNNNNNNNNNNNNNNNNNNNttttttttttttttttttttttttttttttttttttttttttttttgatgagcaGTTAGGGATTGGTGGTTGTTGTACCTAGATGCATTAGATGTAAGTTATGTCTCTAATTTTTGTGAACGTTCCAATTTAGGAATAAGTGGAGAAATGAGGtaaacttttttcttctttttccttcttcatcttcaatttaggaataatttttatatgccTTGTCCATCTTTCATATTatttgtgaaaattttgatattCCAGCAATAAGATTGTGCAGGAAGTTAGGCTTCCAGAAAGAGATAAGAGAGACTGATAGATAAAAGAGGAATGTTGGCCATATCTGAAAGAATTTTTTAGTTCACTTTCTACTTCTTTACATGTCAATTAATACATGAAATATGCATAAACTACTGCCTACCAACAGTAGCACATTGATGTAAGATATTGATTAGTCATATAAAACCTACAATTTCTTGCATTTAGTTACATCAAGATTTTATCTGGAGAGTTACTGACACCTTCATCTTTTTGTTCAGCGGGGCTCCTCACTTGAATATTAATCTTGAAATGAATTATTGGCCTTCCCTTCCTTGCAACCTTAGCGAGTGCCAGGAACCATTGTTTGACTTCATTTCCTCTTTGTCAACTAATGGGCGTAAAACTGCAGAAGTAAGACAATTTTCCCCTTCTGGTTTATATTAAAGCTTTCAATCAATTGAGTCTGTTCATCCATATGATCTCTTTTGGTTGCTAAACTATCTGAGGTGTAAGTGAGCATTACAGTTTAAGTATTGGACATTTGGAAACAATAGAGGACTAAGATGAAGTCCTGAAATATGCCTGCATGTGGGGCTCCCATGTCCAAATATTTAGGTAATCTTAAAGTaggaagttttagttttaaattcaatgCTGTTATCCTTTATACCATGTCATTAGGACTGCATGGTTCTTATTGTCATGAAAACAACTTGGAAACAATTGCTAAATGCCATCGAAATGGTGGGAGCCTAAATCTGAAAGCTATGTTTTTAGACTTTAGGAATGAACCATATGAGGCCTAAGACCAACACAATCTCTGTCAATGCCCTTACCCTCCTTTGTGATCTTATTCTGTTCTTCAAGACATTATTTTCCCATTTATAGATTCCTATGCACAACTTTCTTATTCGCAGAATGTTATAGGTAAACTATGAAGCAAATGGTTGGGTTGTACATCATAAATCTGACATCTGGGCGAAATCATCGGCAGATCAAGGTGATGTTGAATGGGCATTATGGCCGATGGGCGGAGCATGGCTCTGTACCCATATATGGGATCACTACGCTTATACGATGGACAAGGtaagattttgaagttttccccctttttttttttttttttttttttacttatgaAAAATACCTTGCTTTAGTCTATCATTGGTCTGAAAATCTGTTCCTCGTAATAGGAAGGttattgaaaaatacttttctaaTAGGTAGAATCTGCTGGTATCTAATAATGAATCCTGTTTTAGCTTTGCAAATCTTCTAGATTGCCTTTTGCACTAGAGTTGAGCGAGTGGTTCAGTTAGTTCTTGTAGGTGAGAGATGGTCCCTGAAATCAGCAACTTCTCTTTTGAAGTTAAGGTCTGTGCAAAGGCCTTGAAATTCTAGGTTTAGCTAATGTGGTAAGTTGGTTAAATTTCCATGTTTTAATGtgtgaaaataaatttgttagCAAACCAATTGTCTCAAGAGCTTAACCTAATAAGCTTAACCTAATAAGCTTAACTATGTACATAAGCTCAGACACACCAACACACACCTTCTCATGCTGAAGCAAAACTAGACATGAATTTTGAACACAAGTATGAACAGAAAGTAACAAAATACGATGGTGATTCCCTAGAGTATAACATAACATTTTGGACTGGAAGGCTTTAATAGCATATTGCTGAACCAATTGTCACAGAAGTTGAAGTTGATAGGAGAATAGGCCCAACAATGTATATCAATTTCATGCACTAACTTGGGTCAAACTTTCACTAAATGCTTGCTATAATACTAAATATATGCAGCCTATAAAGTTCTGCTGTTTCTTAAGTCAAAGGTGATCGTCTTGTGATTTGCCTTTTGAAAACCCTGATGCTGGATCTGGAAGTACTTAGGTACTTGTGGAACTCATATTTCATTACTAGATCAATGAATCTTTTGCTTATGGCGCTTGAATAGTTTGATTGTTTCacattcttgaaaaaaaaatttcttgcaGCGCTGCACTATATATAATTTCTGCTAACAGTATGCAATTCACTCATTGGAGGTAAATGATTATTAATATGGTCTTCATAATTAGGATTTTCTTAAAGTCAAGGCATATCCTTTGTTGGATGGATGTGCATCATTTCTGTTGGATTGGTTGATTGAAGGCCGTGGAGGTTATCTAGAAACCAACCCTTCAACTTCTCCAGAGCATAACTTTGTTGCTCCTGACGGTAAGCCTGCTTGTGTGAGCTACTCATCAACAATGGACATGGCAATTATAAGAGAAGTTTTTGCTGCCGTTGTTTCTGCAGCTGAGGTGACGCTTTTATTCTATACCATCCAAAACAAtcctctttttaattttcatatattcCATATCTTTATATCCAACTAGAATTTTGACAACAGGTTCTGGACAGAGATGAAGATGAGCTTGTTGAAAGAGTGCGCCTGGCTTTACCAAGGCTGTATCCAACAAAAATTTCTGGAGATGGTTCCATTATGGAATGGGTATGTGAGTACCTCAAGTGTAAACTTGCCAATTATTAGCAAAAAAGGTCTTGCTTTGGAGTTCATAATGAAGTTCACTTGTGTAATAGGCTAAGAAAATCAGTATGTGTTAAGCCAGGCACAAGATTTTGGGGACGCAGATGTGCATCATCGACATCTTTCGCATCTATTTGGCCTGTTTCCAGGGCACACAATAACTGTTGAGAAAGCTCCGGATCTCTGTCAAGCTGCAGAGATTTCTCTCTATAAacgaggtttttttttttttgtctttttaaatcatattattcatttattctGGGAACTGACTAGATTGCTTATTTTGTCTTGCAATTTCAGTCTAGTTTTGGGGCATTTGGATACCCCTCCAATTTTGAGGTCCTATTAACACCCCCTAAGATCTCAACTTCTTTTAATTGCACCTCTTATTTTGGGAATGTCTTAATTGGTTTTTGAATCCTATTTTTGTTAATACGCTCACTTGGTCAACAAATTTTACACCCTCATTTTACATGTACTAATAATAACAGCGAAAGCAACAATAATTATGACATATTTTTCCATAAGCTATGCTAATGAACTGGTTGACAAGACACGTTAAATTCAAAAAGCATAGGAAATAAGattgaagaaattgaaaactcaTGGGTGTGTCTCAAAACATGGGACGGGTGTTGGTGAAATTTAACCTTATACATCTGTGAGTTGATAATGATTCTTtacatcaaaaaaccaaaaataggaagaataattatacaatcaaaaTGTTATCTGTTAGCTccaataaaaattgttaatcaAACTATTATCACTCTAAAATGCAAATTTTTGGTTTGTACCCACACCCAAAAGTACATAGACATGCATGTTACACATAATGTGGGAAGGAGGCCTATTATGATACAACTTTTTCCTTTAGAATTTGACTCTGTATAAAGAACTAGATATCATGCTATGTGTGCTACCATGGTAAACACCATTGCGAATCAAGTGGCTAAGTTATGCAGCCTGAATTCTGGAGTAGCTTTGTGGACTTCAACATGTATGATTGTTAGGAGCAATGTCATATGGAGTTGTTTTTCTTACATTCTGACCAATTTGAACAGGAGAGGATGGTCCAGGATGGTCAACTACATGGAAAGCTGCTTTGTGGGCTCGTCTCGACAACAGTGAGCATGCATATCGGATGGTCAAGAAGTTGATCAACTTGGTGGATCCGGATAATGAGGAACCATTTGAAGGAGGTCTATACAGTAATCTATTCGCAGCACACCCTCCTTTCCAGATTGATGCCAACTTTGGGTAAGTTGCAGTTTTCCATTCATGTCAATGATGCTATGAAGCAACCATCACATGATTGTCTAAACAGTTCTGTTCTTAGCTTAAGCAAGCTTGATACCAAGCATGTCTGGTTTTTTAGCGAGCAacttgaaggaaaaaaaacaaaaaagataaaaaatcaaaaacctttggtggaaaatttttattttgtttttacaagTACTACAACCATTGCCATTAATTGCACCCCAGTTGCCATTAGTGTGCCTCAAACAATCCCTTATTTAAGTTTCTTGTTCATGTTTTAGTTGTATAAAACTAAGCCGTTCAGTTATTCAGTTCAGTTATTCAGTAAGATATATGGGAAAGATAATTATGATTAGAAGCTATTTTAGGGATCAAACAGGAAGTACCAAGTGTAAATTATGTCATATCTGATTGTGACCAAGCAATATATTTGACTtcagtctttctttttttccttcaaaccttCTTGCAAACAAATACTGCCTCGGAAGTAATAAATGTTGGTGATTGACAAAGGTATCAACAATATTTTGATTTCAGTTTCACAGCAGCAGTTTCAGAAATGCTTGTCCAGAGCACCATAAAGGACCTGTATTTCCTTCCTGCTCTTCCCCGGGATAAATGGGCTAATGGTTGTGTGAAAGGATTGAAGGCGCGTGGTGCGGTAACAGTCAGCATCTGCTGGAAAGAAGGTGACCTTCATGAAGTTGGTCTTTGGTCCAAGGAACAGAATTCTCTGAAAAGATTACACTACAGAGGAACGATAGTCACAGCAAGCATATTATCTGGCATAATCTACACATTCAATGCACAGCTAAAATGTGTGAAGACTTGCTCTCTCTAAGAAGCAGCCTTTCcttgaatatcaatatcaattagATTTTAGGAACATTGctcatatatttttctaataaatctttcatatatatatatatatatatatatatatattggtgttcCTTCAAAAGTTAGGATCTTCTGAGGTAATTATCTTGTGTATTATAGGTAGTTTCTTGCAATGTTATATGAATCATTAGTACTGCTGCCATCACCTTATTGTGTGATGTACATGCAACATATCTGTAGTATGGGAAGAAGATACaggaaagaaaggaaagcaAATATGTTATGCTTCTTGCTGCTGATATGTATAATTTAACTTCTTGCATGTAATTTATGAAGTACAACCCTATCTTTAATAAGAGCCTTGTAAACAAAAATCCTGACTGTCACTGGAGACGACAACTCAAGCAAGCTCTATATCGACCAGTCCAACCTACCCTACCCCAAATTTCCTTTAGCCCAAAGATGGAATCTAAAACTTCTTGAATAGATGGAATCTAAATGGTGTCTACATGTGATTCTGTCCTTTCTACTACGTGGTTCCGCCCTGCTTGGTATatattctctttatttaatGGTGGATCATATGCTgctatgcaattttttttttctttttactttcaCAATCtgaaaaatatatgcatgtgatatacaTTTCAAGAAGTACGGAGGCAAAACAATGCAGGATATGGTTCCAAACGGCATTGCttgagattgtttttttttttttttactaatttatgttatttactcagctgaaaagtgaaaaaaaataaaaaatttccaaccaaaaaagcgaaagaaaatactaaaatgtaattttttttttttctattataaagGGAAGACTGAAGAGTACCATTTGAATTAAAGCTCATTGGTAAATTGGTAATACTAAAAAAGTATTATCACTTATCTAAATTAaatagatatgattgtcaaagctcCACACTTGCTGCTGCATTTGCATTAGAATCTTCAAGATATTCTAtcacttgattttatttttgaaaaagactCCAACGATTGTTTTTGATTTGGGATATTGTTATATcattattcatcaatttttaCTAACTCaatattgtttattaatttataataaaactttaaaagtgatcaatattgattattgatgtaattaaaatttgagaaaaataagaatagCTGTAAATCTCTGCTCCTCCGCAACACCGTATCATCCACCTCACTGCACACTGCACagcacaaaacaaaaccaacacaAACCCTTAAACCCTCGAAAACCCCTCGCGCCTCCCACTttactcagagagagagagagagagagaaatggctTTGCGCTCAGGATCATTGTCTCGGTCGCTAATCTCGACCGCCAGGGCTTCGTCGCTCCGCTCGTCGGCGCCTCTCCCCCGCATCCGCCCTCCGTCACTCGCTGCTCCCCGAGTGCAGCCCCGCCGCCGCCTTCCTTTCGCTGCTGTCCCCAGGTCCCCCGAAACTCTAACGTCCTCGCCTCCCTGTTTGGTTGCCgcgaaaatgagagaaaaacacatgagaaaattttgaatttttatattctctattttgtttttcggtatttattcattcatattggtTTAGATTTGTTTGGATATCGGAAATGTGAGAGATGGGACAGAGGGAATTTCAACCATTGCCCTGTGTtgtgagaaaaaagagaggacGATAAAGGAAATGTAAAGTTCGATTTTTGTGCTCTGAGACGGAGATCATTTGTCTCATTATTactattataattttaatttgcaaTTGCATTTGTTTATTCTTAGCAATTACACTTGTTTGTTGGTAGGATTATATAGGTCTTTGGTTTGTGAATATTGTAGTTATTATCGCTTGCCATTTCCAAATAGTGCTTTACTCTACgattggttgctgagaaaatggagagaagTGAAAGGAAAATCTGTGAATAGTCCTTATTGTGTgctatcttttgtttttgtgtccGCCTAAAGTTCCGAAATTTTTGTTGTTCAGTTTTGTTTCCATTTCCATGTTTTTACCCAAATCAACTAGAGATCGCTTTTTCAAGGTtgtttaattttagtttttataaacCTACTTTTGTT
This window encodes:
- the LOC132179638 gene encoding alpha-L-fucosidase 2-like isoform X4 → MRSPSATVGSEPWSGAASYRRLSSSTILAEDTLWTGTPSNYTNTSAPEVLSEVRKLVDDGKYAEATAEAVKLTGNPAEVYQLLGDLKLEFDASHLTFAEETYHRELDLDTATVRVKYSVGDVEFTREHFASNPNQVIVTKISGSKPGSLSFSVSLDSKLYHHSYINGKSQIIMEGSCPGKRIPPAVDANDEPKGIQFSAVLDLQISDDRGVIHILDDKQLRVEGSDWAVLLLVASSSFDGPFTKPSDSKRNPTSESLSALKPMRDLSYYDLYAHHLDDYQNLFHRVSLQLMKNLKNNKSNGSLELKKLARSVTGLYLKGSEDNMVSTAARVKSFQTDEDPSLVELLFQYGRYLLISCSRPRTQVANLQGLWNKDIQPKWDGAPHLNINLEMNYWPSLPCNLSECQEPLFDFISSLSTNGRKTAEVNYEANGWVVHHKSDIWAKSSADQGDVEWALWPMGGAWLCTHIWDHYAYTMDKDFLKVKAYPLLDGCASFLLDWLIEGRGGYLETNPSTSPEHNFVAPDGKPACVSYSSTMDMAIIREVFAAVVSAAENFDNRFWTEMKMSLLKECAWLYQGCIQQKFLEMVPLWNGQAQDFGDADVHHRHLSHLFGLFPGHTITVEKAPDLCQAAEISLYKRGEDGPGWSTTWKAALWARLDNSEHAYRMVKKLINLVDPDNEEPFEGGLYSNLFAAHPPFQIDANFGFTAAVSEMLVQSTIKDLYFLPALPRDKWANGCVKGLKARGAVTVSICWKEGDLHEVGLWSKEQNSLKRLHYRGTIVTASILSGIIYTFNAQLKCVKTCSL